Within Lolium rigidum isolate FL_2022 chromosome 5, APGP_CSIRO_Lrig_0.1, whole genome shotgun sequence, the genomic segment GGGATAGTACCTTTAATGATTTTTTATCTCTTTGTTTGAACGGCTAAACCCTTGGAGGCAAGGTTCCAACCGAAGTTTTTAATCTTAGGTGGTGCTTTAGATTTCCAAATGAGGCCCCAAATCCTTCTCTCTCCCGTCGGTTGCGAGCTAGAGCTTTGTCATGGAGATTTCGAGTTACTTTCAAAAGCCAAGTGGTAGGCACTCTTAACCAAGAACACCATACTTGTCCGGATGCCAGGACATGGTGTCTTCTCCAAGGATAGTAGGGATTCTGATTTTTAGGATCTCCTTAGCATCATGAGGATAAAAAATCGATCTAATAAGGTTAACAATCCAATCATTGGTTTCTTGACCTTGCGTCTGGCTTGCTGGTCAAGGCACCATCGGTGGTACATTCTCTTGAAAAATTCTTTTTACCTTACATGGGAGTGCCTGTTGTGACGTTTGGAGATGATGGCCTCCACGTCTATCTTCAACGTCTATGTTCAACGAGGCTTGGGGGGGTAATGTGTTGCTGGTGGTTGATGCCTACAGCATGGACCTTCCGGCACAGTGTACATCATGCTGAATGCAGCATAGTTGCCGCCTTTCCCAAGTTCAAGTGGATCTTGTCTTCTTCTCGCTGACGCCTGAACGAATGGGGGAAGGTACCTTGATCTGGCAGCCTTGGAGTCATGGCAGTGCGGTGAAGTCTTGATTTGATAAGATCCATGCCCCATAACCACTGGATCACCCTGTACCCACCCCGTAGTATTGCgaacatttttggcaattggctaaatgagaTGGTTTCCAGGTATAAGATGATTATCCAGGTGGGAGCGATTACAGTTGTATGGTCGCgttggctgtgtagaaatgacaaggtttttaatgacaaaaaatcttctcttatgcaggttatctaccggtgtACCGCTATGCTCCGTTTATGACGAAGCTTCAACGCTTCGAGGACCGAGACCTTTTTATGgatgtgtctacacggttggagaagatggccaaggagtttatttcccaacatgggtggctgcatagccaTAGGATAGAAGCCAATGACTAGTTGTTTTTTTCATTTTGTTTATTTTTGGAAAACTTTTGTTTGAATACTGAAAtcttaaacggctgtgtgcatcttagctatgcagaggctgagtgtaatgcTTGAAACATCGAGTAATAAAGTGCCTTTTATCGAAAAAGATATCTCACTATTCATGGTAGAACTTTGGCAGGCAAGTATTTGTGGCCGAAGCATCTTAGGCCGTTTGGCGTGTTTTCGAGTGTGAAGTTGCAGATGATACGTCGGATTCCTAAGATCGGAATGTAGGCACGCAGAAATCGTTATTTTTGTCATTCTTCCTCATCAGCGTCAACATCAGCATCAGCATCATGATCATTCCAAACAAACCCCAAAACTCGGTGCTTAAAAAACCTCCCAAGACTAGGCATTTTTAACTGTCCGCCAGCAAGATTTACAAAATGTGCTATACAAACTACGAAACGAAATCCTGAACAAATAAAAGAATCGCTATGTCCTCAAAAGAATGAACCAATGGCTAGCTACTCCACGAAGCCGGTGAAGAAAGCCGAAAGAATCACCGGACGGAGGACACGGCGCGGGCGAGCGTGCACGCGgcgagcgccgacgacgtcgtcggcccggcgccggcggcggtcaTCCACGGCAGCACGCCCTCGTCCGCCTTCCACACGCCGTCGTCGAAGTTGCGCGCGTAGCCCTCCGAGTCGTACCCGCAGGCGACCCTGCCGTGCCTCCTGCCCCGCgcccgcaccagcagcagcatcctcctcgccggcgcccaCCGCCCCTGCCGCCGCGCCGAGCACAGCCGCGCCAGGCTCCGCCTCACCGCCGCCCATGCCCCACCTCGACTCCGGCTCTCGGGCCCGGACGACACGGACAGCCTCTCGTACGACATGGCGCCCATGGCCGACGATCGAGCTAGCTAGCAGCGGCGAACGAGTGGTAGCGGACGCTTGCACGTAGTACGTTGAGCGAGCAAGGGAAGACGGAGCGGTGGAGTAAGTGGACTCGCGGGACGTGGGTGGTTTTATAAACTTGGCACTTTGGCAGCCATCGCGACGGACGCGCATTTCATCGGCGTGTTCTCTCCCGGCCGTTTCCTTGTTGCCGTCGGCCGAGCTGGACTGAGCAAATGCGGGCCCTCGCCCACACGTCTGGGACGAAGACCGTTTCTCTACCAAAATGGACCAGACGTTAATTGCATTCCAAGGATTAACAAATGATTGTTCCCCGAGGTGTCATATTGGCATCATCTCCGTTCACCAAACGCGTGTGTAAACTATACAGGCTGCTTGATCGCATTTGCTGGACTAAACCGAGCAAAGGCGCCAGTTGCAGCGACAACCTTTGTTTAGAAGAAAAGGATACGAAAATTAGCACTACTGGTTTTCCAAGGGTTTGTTTTTAGATGGTTTTCCAAGGTTGTTAAGAAACAGGAGCATTGTTTATCGCATCAGTTGGTACGAATTTGTGGAAGCTGTGATCGATTAGCTCGCTGACAGCTTCTTAGCATCCAATCAGCTGGAACATCGGCATGATATGCTTATACTAGTGGTGTGCCATAAAGTTAATTTCGGCGTCATGATGCTGGAACATTCAGAGCGCCAGCACTGAAGCTGGTCTAGTGGTTAACGACTTAGATAGTTATAGCAATCTGTGACGGTGTACCAGGCAATTGACAACTGACGGGGAGCCTCCGATCGTCCATCAGCTAAGACCCTCTGGATTACCCATAATGCACACAGGCACAAAGTCTTACCTCCGCATTACCTAGCTAGCACTATGGATTTATTATTACTGTGTTCAGAAACATTTTCCAGAATTTCCTGTACAAAATGAACAAAATTGAATCAAACCACGGCTCGGCGTTGGTAATTCCGTATGGATCTATCTCTAGTCCAGTACAGCCAAGTTCATCCCTCATTTCTTTGCCTTGGAGAAGCGAAGGCACCTGTACTTCTCACCGCTAACTGTGATCTCGAGGGCTCCGTCTTGGTTGTCTTGATTGGAAGCGGTTCCCATGAGGACGCTCTTTTCCTTCTCCAGGTTCTCCTTCTCCATCTTCAGCCTCGCCTCCTGCCGTGCGATCTCGGCCTGTCAAAGATGAGACTGCTGAATAAGTCGTGCTACATTATACTCCATTAGAAAAGACTGTGGGTGCTATCATTTCATTTGTTAAGGAATGGATATGCTTTTGGAGTTACCAGACACAGTTTACTTTCTGGTCTGTCAAAAATTCTTGGTAAACATCGAAGAAGGCCCCGTTTAAATTTGTTCTAACGAAGTTCAAATAATGTGGCCAGATCGAGCAAATGTGTTCTAACTTATCCTGCTCTTAATATGACAAAAGATAGTCATTGTAACAAGGCTCACTCACTGCACTAATACATAGCCTAACATCAAagtggttgatgatgatgaactaGAAAGCAACCAAATGATCAAGCTCCTACTTTTTCTATATAAGAAGTTATAGCTAGAAAGATAATCAATAATATACCTGCATTCTTGGACATTTTTTGCAGGTGCACATGTTATACCATGTTTATAACTTTTTTTGGATACTTTTATTTAGATGCAAGAATGTGACTTTGAGTTTCTGAAATTGAGCGCACCCATCAATACAAGCCAATAGTGCTTTGTATTCTTATAACATACAGTTTAAACATTGTCCAGAATATTGCCCAATCAATTAATAATGCTCAGACAACACCATCTCTTCTGTTATCGGTTATCACAACAAAATATACACTTGTATACTACTATCTCAATGACAGGCGCAGATCCTCTGACATAAGTCGGATGACTTTTGGCTCGCTGACATGTGGGACAATCAGCTGAGGGGCCCACGTATCAGCCACTCAAAGTTACTCTGACTAATGTCAGAAAATAGCTAGGACCTGAGTCTACCATTCAGTATTTCTATGAGTTGCTAACCAGATCATCTGGACAGAAGCACAATGTGCTGAGATATAAGTATAACCATATTAGTGATGAAAGTAGCTAAACAAGAAAGGAGAAAATCCAAAGGGATGCATTTAACATAGCAGTGAAGCAACAATGAGAGACACTTCTATATGCGCTATTATGCAAGAAACCAGATATGACCATAAGAACACTCCGGTGGAATCCCAATTCAAACATGAACTGAGCCACAAATTTTTTCCCCGGGTAACCGGCAGGAGCGCTGCCATCCAAATAAAGGAAAAAAAGTTTGTTACAGGTACGAACAAGTGTATTGGGCTGGATGCACAAGGACTgcccaaataaaataaaataaacaggTCGAATACAAATTTTAAGTATGTATTAATCTTCTGCTGACGCGCAGCAATATTAGTAATAAATTAAAGCATAGCCTTACTCCTATGTCAAGGTAATCAGATGCACAGGCTCACAATTTTGAATCAACACAGCATCACTCAGGATATTCTAGCTTAGCAGTTGAGAAACTATGACAATTTTTCGATATTAGTAATAAATTAAAGCATAGCCTTACTCCTATGTCAAGGTAATCAGATGCACAGGCTCACAATTTTGAATCAACACAGCATCACTCAGGATATTCTAGCTTAGCAGTTGAGAAACTATGACAATTTTTGGAGCCACGGTTCCCGCTTTCCCATTACATAAAACTGAAAACTATGACTAGGTGGAGTAGTCGACTCCCATCAATACTGCATATTACTCTGATCATACAGCCTTACTCCTATGTTATATTGCATACTTATAACATACAGTTCAAACATTTGTCCAGAAAATTGCCTGATTAACTAAATAATGCCttgcaagcaaaaaaaaaaactaaataatGCTCAGACATCACCATATCTTCTATTATCAGTAATTAGAACGCAAGATACACTTGGACAGTACCATCTCAATGACACCCTTTATTATGGTAATAAGTAACCATTCAGTATTTCTTTGACTTACTGACCAGATCATTATCCATGGACAGAGACATAACCCCATTAGGGACGACAGTAACTAGGCATGTAAGGATAACAACCCAAATGGATTCCATTCAAGTAAATTAGTGAAGCAACAAGGGAGAGACAAGTATCTTTGGCTGGCACCAATCATGCAAGAAACCAGACAAGCCTTTCCGAAATAGAAGCATGATTTGCTGAATCATAACCAGATAAGTGATGACAGTACTTAAACACGTAAGGAGAACAAGTCAAACGGGTGCATTCAACTCAGTAGTGAAGCAACAAGGGAGAGACAGGGATGTCTTCGGCTGGCGCTTGTCATGTCAGAAACGGGATATGACCATAGGGACACTCAGGTGGAATCCCAATTCAAACATGGACTGAGCTACAAATTTATACAGTACATTCTGAAGAAATCTTCTGCACACTCACAACGATATAGTTGTGATAGTAGTAATAAATTAAAGCAGTCTTACTCCTATATCACGGTAATCAGATGCTTAGGCTCAAAATTTTGCATCAACACCACATCACCCAGGATCTATCGGTTTAGCAATTGAGAAACTATGGTATTTTCCGAACTAGGATTTCCCCCTTCCAATACTTAGAATTGAAAGCTATGACATCAGAAGGAGTAGTGCCACTCCCATCAGGCCATCACTACTGCATAATGCACTGATCATACCACCAAACTTTGTGACTGGGTAAGAACCTGACTTTGCATTAAAGGTCATTTACCCAAAACAGTAACCAGTATGCCTGAATCTCAGACCTCAAAGATCACCTCATAGTGGAAACAAGATATCAGTAAAACAGGTAGATGGGAAATTTGCTCCCAAAGCACAGAGGTTACTGATTAATCAACACCTACCATAACAAAAATTCTATTAACTGAACTTCCTAACTTTTTAGGCTAATCTTTTAGATTTCTTTCACAGATAGAGATTACTGATAGAGCTCAAATGCACCGCCATTCAGCGACCGGACTCTGAAGTCTGAAGGTATCGACATTCGACGCCACCAAATAATTCATTCGACACCCAGGTATATGCACGCAGATGATTTGGACTGACAgggaaggagagagagggagCAAGCGATGAATGGGGCTACTACCTCGCGGCGGGAGAGCTCTGCCTTCCAGGCGGCCTCCCTCTCGGCGACCTCGCGCTCGCGCTCCTCGATGTAGCTCTGCATCTCCCGCTCCTTCATGATCCGGTCCTGGATGTCCGCGTCCAGCGCCTCCTGCAGCTCCTTCACGAACCTGTCCACCACCGCCTTGATCCGCACCGACATCTCGCCTCTCCTAATCTAAAATTCTCAATCCTCCTGTCTACACCGCGACGGAGCTCCTCCTTCCTCTCGCCTCCAGCTACTGTCGCCGCCCTCCGGCGATCCCCATGGGCGGCTGGCGAGGTTGGTGGGCGCCGGAAGTCTCGTGCCCCGATGGTGTCTTCTCTTGGCCGACTTCGTTTGGGCGCTAGCGCTTGTGTTGTGTGGAAGACAAGAGGCGGGACCCAGTGACAGTGACTGGGCCCCACAATTTGCACGCCTCCTTGATCTCCCAGTCGTCTCCTCCTCTTGAAGACGTATCAACAgaaagccgtcggcttctcctgaAAACGTACAAGCAACCCCACAAACTTCAGGGTGGCTTGCTATCTGCAACAGCAACAGGATTAGCAGCAACAGGCCAACAGCACAGGAAAAATggccaagaaaaagaagaagagcagAAACTGCAAAAGCACAGCAATCTGCAGCGGCAACAGGACTAGCAACAACACCAGCAGCAGATAGAAAattcgcaaaaaaagaaaaagaaaatcagGAACATCACAGCCATAGCCAACAGAGCATAGCAAATGCCAAATGTGCATAATTTTTCATGACATAAGTAAAACACGACGACATAGTAATAATCCGACTACGATAAACGACACCTAATGATAACAATAATGATCCACGACGACAGAATTAACATCTAAAATAGTCTCGACACACTGGATTACACTAGATAGTAACATCTAGTTGCAGACTTCTACGAACTGAGGGTCAAGCTGTCACTGATGCTAGGCAGAGTTCACTTCCAGGACATGCTGGACAGGCCACCCTGCtggctgttgttgctgttgctggcagtggctgtggccgcgccgccctggttcaTCGGGCTCCCAGGACCACCGGAGGACTCGCTCAGCGTGCCCCTGGATGGTGGGCTGCTCGGCCCCATCCCGACGCCGATAGGCACGGGCGCGATCGGCGCGAGTTTTGGTGGCGCTGATGCAGGTTCTGGTGGCGCGGCGTGTTGCTTCTTCGCCTTCTTTTCACCAGTGTCCGGGCTGAAGCTTCCCACCACAATCTGTTCATGTAAGCACGGTGGTTAGTCATTTTTGCACTGTACTAATAGAATAGTAGCTCGCTGTAAGAAAAAGTCTAAAACTTAGGTATCATTACAGTTTTAGACAGAAAAGAAGAGGTACAGACCTGTATAGGAGTACAGGCGATCAGCACTCCAGCGACTCCGCCACCCAAGACACGCCCGTCAGGACCTGCTAGCGAAACGCTCAGCCCGCCAGTTCGGGTACGATGGCCTCCCATCTCTTGAACCAGGAACGATCCAGACAGTGAAAGTATCTCGAATCGGCCCTGcagcagaaaataaaaacaaccaTCGGTTACTAACCTGTCTTCAAGAAACCATCTACAGTGACTATATTACAACAGAACTATTACTTCACTTTGATCAGGTTTCTCATAATCATGATTTACAATATAAGGAATCTTGTATTAGTAACTCCTGCAGTGCTAAGCAATTTCCATTTCACGGAAAGAGCTGTATCATCTTGATAGGTTCTTACAATCAAATGTACTTACCTCGTATGTGGCCGTTCCACCTGAAGTAGCAGCTTGCCGAAGACTCACATTTGATATGGCACCATTTGCTGAAAGCACGCAGATTCCTCGACTTCCCTGCTGAGAGAATGCCATAATCTTTGCAGCTACATCCTGAAAAAAAACAGtattcaagtcatattccacgagaaAACTATAATCATAAAATGATTCTACTTTAGTCTTGCATCTATGTTCAATTAAATGTGCCAAATGTTTTTATAGAGTATGTTGCAAATATTTTCATATGAAGAGAACTGAAAGTCCTTAAAATGGCAGGAAAACTAACAAGATGAGTAACTGAGGATCCTGATTTGTTTCTAATTTCCAGCAATATGTAGTGATAGATGTTCAATAAGATATATCACATATCAGAAGATGTAGGCCAAGTGAATAAAACGCCACACATGTAGTAGATCAAAGGATCGTAGGGTGTACATCACTATACAGGCATTATATTTACACAAGATTAcaggagaaattgcattgagctaATGTCAGTCCCAGAAGTGTATGATGGTAGCATAAGAATATAACACCATATTTTATCACAAGTTCAGTGGATATACCATAAAAATAGAAAACT encodes:
- the LOC124655530 gene encoding AT-hook motif nuclear-localized protein 10-like; the encoded protein is MMEVRASSDQQGVMAGREPFGLPNSPPTPPSSGPMHGTMRMAYGPDGTPFFAPVSSAPPPTETYQPVGGGAPVPDSAAAGGNGSPAFLVNNMDESAKKKRGRPRKYGDDGSMALALVPVPNPAEPAPGTFGPFSPSPMSAAGTALGVAPVGMKKRGRPKGSTNKPKPPPSPLDFIALAGAGFTAHVLHAQAGEDVAAKIMAFSQQGSRGICVLSANGAISNVSLRQAATSGGTATYEGRFEILSLSGSFLVQEMGGHRTRTGGLSVSLAGPDGRVLGGGVAGVLIACTPIQIVVGSFSPDTGEKKAKKQHAAPPEPASAPPKLAPIAPVPIGVGMGPSSPPSRGTLSESSGGPGSPMNQGGAATATASNSNNSQQGGLSSMSWK
- the LOC124657204 gene encoding uncharacterized protein LOC124657204 produces the protein MGAMSYERLSVSSGPESRSRGGAWAAVRRSLARLCSARRQGRWAPARRMLLLVRARGRRHGRVACGYDSEGYARNFDDGVWKADEGVLPWMTAAGAGPTTSSALAACTLARAVSSVR
- the LOC124653464 gene encoding uncharacterized protein LOC124653464, with protein sequence MSVRIKAVVDRFVKELQEALDADIQDRIMKEREMQSYIEEREREVAEREAAWKAELSRREAEIARQEARLKMEKENLEKEKSVLMGTASNQDNQDGALEITVSGEKYRCLRFSKAKK